The Eurosta solidaginis isolate ZX-2024a chromosome 4, ASM4086904v1, whole genome shotgun sequence genome includes a window with the following:
- the Rtel1 gene encoding regulator of telomere elongation helicase 1 homolog, translating into MPEFVIAGVPVHFPFEPYDVQTAYMEKVITCLRDGTNAVLESPTGTGKTLSLLCSSLAWLLSRKGDMQTLIQKNIKAGAASQQVANELNAVAARNANWAVPKIIYASRTHSQLTQAMQELKRTSYSFMRSVVLGSRDQLCIHPEVMREQGNSNKVQLCKLRITTRTCTFYNRVESKKDSPELKESSVMDIEDLVRVGQKLKVCPYYISKELTGDADITFMPYNYLLDPKARKANKVELNNTIVILDEAHNIEKICEESASVVIRSSDIALAIDDVTHVMKGMLNENSLDFMSGGDEPKDFKLEDLVLLKEMLLDLEKGIDDILVENKAEGATYPPSFMFELLAAAKITAVIAPATISLLERLVQYLTTQEQDKAFRKGGSFEIFANFLNVVFVKKDELIAKINKCFKVHVQIEETKQQNKGSSKDGWLSKVAPSSNAKLPKIINYWCFNPGFGMEQLLNSQVRSIILTSGTLAPLKPLIAELAIPIAHTLENPHIVSQSQVLVKIIGTGPDREQLISNFANRDNPKYLSSLGQTVLNVSRIVPDGLLVFFPSYPMLNQCVDVWQASGLWAEVCRHKPLYVEPRHKESFTTTMEEFYKSINEGKGACFLAVCRGKVSEGLDFADRNGRAVIITGLPFPPLKDPKIILKKRYLEDNRTKENELLSGQAWYSLEATRAVNQAIGRVIRHRHDYGAILLCDIRFAQPNQASQLSKWVRGYLGSTPQSVPFGSIVRELREFFRNADKTLPKPKERSIEALVNETCEEVGIAHSSRYFSDPKLVLQAKNKFASAQSMAIKVEKTNTIEGWTPDDYKAAAGRSKYSEAPNAMDFMSRLDNNVKAIDFNSASCSSTSVSGQVSIYKRERKSPIASPSRSSTSTFAINKKKRYKLVNDTSIPDTSIPDTCIPDTSIFDTPPACSSQSPLTDFSFKSKAKLSMTAPVVEKVAPQERVEFLRILRISLAPDDFSAFTIALMEYSRQDKFKEFLEILVRLMAKPELHYMLRGMRRFIKSGHKELFDEGTAHILS; encoded by the exons ATGCCAGAGTTCGTAATCGCAGGAGTACCAGTTCACTTTCCATTTGAACCGTACGATGTACAAACAGCGTATATGGAAAAGGTAATAACTTGCCTACGCGATGGTACAAATGCTGTGCTGGAATCACCAACCGGAACAGGTAAAACCCTAAGCCTCCTGTGCTCGTCTCTAGCCTGGCTGCTCTCACGAAAAGGAGATATGCAAacattaatacaaaaaaatataaaagctggAGCTGCATCACAACAAGTTGCTAATGAATTGAATGCTGTGGCAGCCAGGAATGCGAACTGGGCCGTGCCAAAAATAATATATGCTTCACGAACACATTCCCAACTAACACAAGCCATGCAAGAATTGAAACGTACATCATATTCTTTTATGCGCTCTGTGGTGCTTGGTTCACGCGACCAATTATGTATTCACCCAGAAGTTATGCGCGAACAAGGCAATTCTAATAAAGTACAATTATGTAAATTACGCATTACAACACGTACATGCACATTCTACAATCGTGTCGAATCCAAGAAAGACTCACCTGAATTAAAGGAATCTTCGGTAATGGACATTGAAGACTTGGTGCGAGTTGGACAAAAACTTAAAGTATGCCCTTATTATATATCAAAAGAGTTGACCGGCGATGCAGATATTACATTTATGCCATATAACTATCTGCTGGATCCAAAGGCACGTAAAGCAAATAAAGTAGAATTGAATAATACCATTGTAATTTTAGATGAAGCGCAtaatattgaaaaaatttgtgaagaatCTGCATCTGTAGTAATACGCTCATCGGATATAGCGTTGGCAATTGATGATGTCACGCATGTCATGAAAGGAATGTTAAATGAGAATTCCTTGGATTTTATGAGTGGTGGCGATGAACCAAAAGATTTTAAACTTGAAGATTTGGTATTACTTAAAGAAATGTTATTAGATTTGGAAAAGGGTATAGATGATATTCTTGTTGAGAACAAAGCAGAAGGCGCAACATATCCACCTtcatttatgtttgaattgttaGCTGCTGCTAAA ATAACAGCAGTTATAGCACCTGCTACAATAAGTTTGCTAGAACGGCTCGTTCAATATTTGACTACTCAGGAGCAAGATAAAgcatttcgaaaaggtggcagcTTTGAAATATTTGCCAATTTTTTAAATGTTGTATTCGTTAAAAAGGATGAACTTATAGCAAagataaataaatgttttaaagttCATGTTCAAATAGAGGAAACTAAACAGCAAAACAAAGGTTCTAGCAAAGATGGTTGGTTGTCGAAGGTTGCACCAAGTAGCAATGCAAAGTTGCCAAAAATTATTAACTATTGGTGCTTCAATCCGGGTTTTGG CATGGAACAACTTTTAAATTCACAAGTACGCAGCATAATTTTGACAAGTGGAACTTTGGCGCCGTTGAAACCATTAATAGCTGAGTTAGCCATACCAATAGCACACACTTTAGAAAATCCCCACATTGTAAGTCAATCACAGGTATTGGTCAAAATCATTGGAACAGGACCTGATCGTGAGCAGCTGATATCAAATTTTGCCAATCG tGATAATCCAAAGTATCTTAGCTCATTAGGTCAAACCGTGCTTAATGTATCACGCATTGTACCTGATGGTTTGCTAGTTTTCTTCCCTTCCTACCCTATGTTAAATCAGTGTGTGGACGTATGGCAAGCTAGTGGACTTTGGGCTGAAGTGTGTCGACATAAACCACTTTATGTGGAACCCCGACACAAAGAAAGTTTCACTACAACAATGGAGGAATTTTACAAGAGTATTAATGAGGGAAAAGGTGCCTGTTTCTTAGCAGTATGTCGCGGCAAAGTCTCTGAGGGACTAGATTTCGCTGATCGTAATGGACGTGCAGTTATTATCACGGGACTACCATTTCCGCCACTAAAGGACCCTAAAATTATCTTAAAGAAGCGTTATTTAGAAGACAATCGTACCAAAGAAAACGAA TTATTATCAGGCCAAGCATGGTATAGCTTAGAAGCAACTCGTGCCGTTAATCAAGCCATTGGACGTGTCATACGCCATCGGCATGATTATGGTGCTATTCTCTTATGCGATATACGCTTTGCTCAACCTAATCAAGCATCACAACTATCGAAATGGGTACGAGGGTATTTAGGGTCAACGCCACAAAGTGTTCCTTTTGGTTCGATTGTAAGAGAACTGCGTGAATTTTTCCGTAATGCAGACAAAAca TTGCCAAAACCAAAAGAGCGTAGTATTGAAGCACTTGTTAATGAGACGTGTGAGGAAGTTGGCATCGCGCATAGTAGTCGGTATTTTTCGGATCCAAAGTTAGTACTTCaagcaaaaaataaatttgcGTCAGCACAATCAATGGCCAT TAAAGTCGAAAAAACTAATACGATCGAAGGTTGGACTCCCGATGATTATAAAGCAGCCGCAGGTCGGTCAAAATATAGTGAAGCACCAAATGCTATGGACTTCATGAGTCGACTAGATAATAATGTAAAG GCTATCGATTTTAATAGCGCTAGCTGTAGCAGTACGTCTGTCAGTGGTCAAGTGAGCATATATAAACGGGAAAGAAAGTCACCAATTGCAAGCCCAAGCAGGAGCAGTACTAGTACCTTTGCTATTAATAAGAAAAAACGCTATAAACTGGTTAACGATACGTCGATCCCCGATACGTCCATCCCCGATACGTGCATCCCTGATACGTCTATCTTTGACACACCCCCCGCTTGCAGCTCACAATCACCTCTGACAGATTTTAGTTTTAAATCCAAAGCAAAATTATCTATGACAGCACCAGTGGTAGAAAAGGTAGCACCCCAAGAACGTGTTGAATTTTTAAGAATA CTTCGAATCTCTCTGGCACCTGATGATTTTAGCGCTTTCACCATAGCACTTATGGAGTATAGCCGACAAGATAAATTCAAAGAATTTCTGGAAATATTGGTACGATTAATGGCTAAACCCGAATTACACTATATGCTACGCGGCATGCGACGATTTATAAAATCTGGCCATAAAGAATTATTTGACGAGGGAACTGCACATATTTTGTCATAG